The following DNA comes from Micromonospora chokoriensis.
TCGGCCCGGCGCTGGTGCGCAGCCTCATGAACACGTCGATCGTGGTCGGCGGTCTGGTCCTGTTCGTCTTCGCCCTCTTCGGATCGATCGCCGTCCTGCTGATGCGCAACACCGCCGCCCGGATCGTGATCCTGGTCGGGATCGTCGCCCTCCTGGTGGGCATGGTCGTCACGTTGGTGTCGGTCATGGCGGAGTCCGTCCCGGGATTCTTCGTCGGCCTCGCGCTCGGCGGCATCGGCTTCGGCGGCGGCTTCCAGGGCAGCCTCAAGACGATCACGCCCCTGGTGGAGGCACACGAACGCTCCAGCGTGCTGTCACTGCTCTACATCGTCTGCTACGTCGGGTTCGGCCTCCCGACGGTGATCGCCGGCTTCCTCGTGGTCTACGCCGGCGGCCTGCCGCAGACCGCCGACGAGTACTCCGTCGCCGTCATCCTGCTCGCTCTGGTCGCCCTGTTCGGGGTGCGCAGGGCGACGAGGACCACTCAACCAGCAGCAGCGACCGGGAGGGGAACACGATGAGCCCGAAGAGCGCCCAGGGGAACGCCGGCATCGAGAACGTCGACGTCAAAGTCGAGGTGATCGTCATCCCGGTTTCGGGTGTCGACCGGGCGAAGGAGTTCTACCTGCGCCTCGGGTGGCGGCTCGACCAGACCCCGCCCGGCATCGTGCAGTTGACGCCACACGGCTCCGGATGCTCCGTCCAGTTCGGCCCGGGGCTCACCCCGGCGGCGCCCGGTTCGGCCATGGCGTACCTGGTCGTGTCCGACGTCGAGGCGGCCCGCAACGCACTGGTCGCCGCCGGTGTCGAGGTGGGCGGGCTCTTCCACGTCAGCCCGGACGGCCCGGTCGACGGGCTGGACCCGGAGCGGCGCAGCTACGTCTCGCGCGCCACGTTCCGCGACCCGGACGGCAACACCTGGCTCATGCAGGAGATCACGACCCGGCTGCCCGGGCGCATCGAGGGTGGACTGACGTCGTTCGGCTCGGCGAGCGACCTGGCGAGCGCCCTGCGGCGCGCGGCCGCCGCGCACGGCGAGCACGAGGAACGTACCGGCCAGCGGGACGAGAACTGGCCCGACTGGTACGCGACGTACATGGTCAGCGAGCAGTCGGGGGCCAAGCTGCCCGAGTGAGGATGACCGGTCC
Coding sequences within:
- a CDS encoding VOC family protein — translated: MSPKSAQGNAGIENVDVKVEVIVIPVSGVDRAKEFYLRLGWRLDQTPPGIVQLTPHGSGCSVQFGPGLTPAAPGSAMAYLVVSDVEAARNALVAAGVEVGGLFHVSPDGPVDGLDPERRSYVSRATFRDPDGNTWLMQEITTRLPGRIEGGLTSFGSASDLASALRRAAAAHGEHEERTGQRDENWPDWYATYMVSEQSGAKLPE